DNA from Salinibacterium sp. dk2585:
GTTCCCACTTGATCGCCTGGATGCCGAGGCGGTGTGCCAGCGGCGCATAGATCTCCAGCGTCTCCTGCGCCTTGCGCTTGGCCGACTCAGAGGAGACGAACCCCCACGTCCGCGCATTGTGGAGCCTGTCTGCGAGCTTGATCACGAGTACCCGGATGTCCTTGGACATCGCAACGACCATCTTGCGGACGGTCTCGGCCTGGGCGCTGTCGCCGTACTTGAGCTTGTCGAGCTTGGTGACGCCATCGACGAGCATTGCCACTTCGTCACCGAAGTCCTTGCGCACCATATCGAGGGTGTAGTCGGTGTCTTCTACAGTGTCGTGTAGCAGCGCGGCTGCAACGGTCTTCGCTCCGATGCCGAGGTCGGCAAGAATCTGCGCGACCGCGACGGGGTGCGTGATGTATGGCTCGCCGCTCTTGCGGGTCTGACCTCGGTGGGCGATCTCCGCGACCTTGTATGCCCGCTCGATCGTGTCAATGTCGGCGCGCGGATGATGCGCACGCACCGTGCGGATCAGGTTCTCGATCGCGCCAGCATGCTGCGCCCGAGAGAAGAGGCGAGGGAGAAGCAGTCGCCTCGTAGCAGGACTGTTGGTGACTTCGGTCATCTCACCTCCCACCTTTCCCGTGCAGCAAAACTATCACTCCTGGGATGAATGGGATGCCGAGCGAGCGGCCGCCGTCACCCGACGGGAGCGGGCTCCGTGCGACGGGCAGCGAGGATTCGGGCGGTCTGCTTCTTGATCTCCGGCTCGTTCTCACGCAGGTGGTTGTAGACCGGGGAGGCGATGAAGATCGTGGAGTATGCACCGACGATGATGCCGATGAAGAGCGCGAGCGAGATGTCACGCAGCGTCTCCGCCCCCAGTGCGAATGATCCGATGAAGAGGATCGCCGCGACGGGCAACACCGCCACGACCGAGGTGTTGATGGAACGAACGAGCGTCTGGTTGACCGCGAGGTTCACTGACTCTGCGAAGGTGCGAGGCGAGGCTTCGCCGTCCCCGGCCGTGTTCTCTCGGATCTTGTCGAAGACCACGACGGTGTCGTAGAGGGAGTAACCAAGAATCGTGAGGAAGCCGATGACCGCGGCGGGCGTCACCTCGAAGCCGAGGATGCCGTAGATGCCTGCCGTCAGGATGAGGTCGTGGAAGAGCGCGACCATGGCCGCCAGCGACATCTTCCATGTGCGGAAGTAGAGCGCCATGACGACGCCGGCCAGGAGAAGGAAGACGACGAGGGCCCTGATCGACTGTGCCGTGATGTCAGCGCCCCAGGTCGGCCCGATGAAGGAGTAGCTCACCTGGTCGACGGGCACGTCATAGGAGGACGCGAGAGCAGTCCTGATCTCGAACGCCTCATCGTCGGTGACGATGTCGGTCTGCACGCGAACGGAGTCCTGCCCGACCACGGTGACGCGAGGCGTTGCATCGGCGACCGTCGCCCGCACCGCTTCCTCGCCGAGCACCTGATCGAGCTCAGACGTGCGCTCGACGATGAACTGGGAGCCACCACGGAACTCGATGCCGAACTCGAAGCCACCACGAATGAACGGCCCGACGACGGATGCGACGATCAGCACGGCCGCGATGATGTACCAGAGTCGACGGCGACCGACGAAGTTGATGGATCGACGCCCTGTGTAGAGGTCGTTACCGAAGGTGGAGAAGCTGGCCATCAGGAATCCTTGCCCTTCGAAACCGAAGCCGCGGCATCCGCAGCGGCCTTGCGCTCGGCGATCGTCTGCCGCTTCTGCGCCTCGCGCACGCTCGAAGCTCGCTTCGAGGCACTGACGCCGACCGGCTCGCGGAACGTGGCGCGCCCGCGGTACACGGCACCCAGCGCTCGCGGGTTGAGTCCGCTCGCGGGGTGACCTTCACCGAAGAACTTTGTCTTGGCGAGCAACTGCATTACGGGGTGTGTGAACAGCGATACGACGAGGAGGTCAATGAGGGTCGTGATACCCAGGGTGAGCGCGAAGCCCCGGACGTTGCCGATGGCGAGAACGAAGAGCACAGCCGCGGCGAGGAAGTTGACCGCGTCGGAGGCGAGCACGGTGCGGATCGCTCTCTTCCATCCCGCCTCGACGGCCGAGCCGAGCATCCGCCCGTCTCGCAATTCATCCTTGATGCGCTCGAAGTAGACGATGAAGGAGTCAGCGATGATGCCGATGGCGACGATGAGGCCGGCGACGCCTGCGAGGGAGAGCCGATATCCCTCGCGCCACGACATCAGGTTGATGACGAGGTAGACGATGACTCCGGCGACTCCCAGTGAGGCGACCGTGACGAGCCCGAGCGTGCGGTACTGGAACAGCGAGTACGCGACGACCAAGGCGAGACCGATGACACCCGCGAGCAGTCCGCTCCAGAGTTGGCTCTCGCCGAGCGTGGCCGAGATGTTCTCGCTACTCTGCACCTCGAAGCCGATGGGCAGCGCGCCGAACTTCAGCTGGTCGGCTAGGACCTTCGCGGTGTCCTGTGTGAAGTCGCCCGTGATCTGTGGCTTGCCGTTGGTGATGATGGTGTTGGTGCGCGGGGCCGAGATGACCGTGCCGTCGAGCACGATCGCGAACTGGTTCTGAACGCCGGTGAGGGAGAAGAGTCGCGTCGTGACCTCGCCGAACTCTTCTGATCCTTCGCCGTCGAAGACGATGTTGACGGCCCACTGGCCTGTGCTCACGCCCTGGCTGTTCGAGGCAAGGCCGTGAGTGGCATCGACGATCCGCTCGCCGGCGACCTCCACCGGGCCGAGAATGTATTTGACCGTGCGCGTGCTGTCGCAGGTGATGAGTGGCTTTGCTGCAGGAGCGACGTTGGTGCCCGCCTCGTCGAGCTCGGCGCAGTCGAAGTTCGTGAACTCGTCGAGCAGCTCCGGAGTGATCCATGCGAGGTCGCTGGCGTTGCTCGGAGTTGGAGTGGGCTCGCCCTCTCCAGGCTGG
Protein-coding regions in this window:
- the secF gene encoding protein translocase subunit SecF, producing MASFSTFGNDLYTGRRSINFVGRRRLWYIIAAVLIVASVVGPFIRGGFEFGIEFRGGSQFIVERTSELDQVLGEEAVRATVADATPRVTVVGQDSVRVQTDIVTDDEAFEIRTALASSYDVPVDQVSYSFIGPTWGADITAQSIRALVVFLLLAGVVMALYFRTWKMSLAAMVALFHDLILTAGIYGILGFEVTPAAVIGFLTILGYSLYDTVVVFDKIRENTAGDGEASPRTFAESVNLAVNQTLVRSINTSVVAVLPVAAILFIGSFALGAETLRDISLALFIGIIVGAYSTIFIASPVYNHLRENEPEIKKQTARILAARRTEPAPVG
- the secD gene encoding protein translocase subunit SecD — translated: MAAPRSTPAKKAWRSLTWLAVIIVGLIGLNAAGAIWQGSGWTPKLALDLEGGTQIILAPQLESGQQVTGEQLDQAVEIIRSRVDAAGVSEAEINTQGAQNIVVSIPGTPDEETLARIESSAKLEFRPVLQVASAVDATQAPAPETGEGEGTDDTEPSPSVSPSAGAGQGGAAPATAETPAPSASPSPSAEADPAQPGEGEPTPTPSNASDLAWITPELLDEFTNFDCAELDEAGTNVAPAAKPLITCDSTRTVKYILGPVEVAGERIVDATHGLASNSQGVSTGQWAVNIVFDGEGSEEFGEVTTRLFSLTGVQNQFAIVLDGTVISAPRTNTIITNGKPQITGDFTQDTAKVLADQLKFGALPIGFEVQSSENISATLGESQLWSGLLAGVIGLALVVAYSLFQYRTLGLVTVASLGVAGVIVYLVINLMSWREGYRLSLAGVAGLIVAIGIIADSFIVYFERIKDELRDGRMLGSAVEAGWKRAIRTVLASDAVNFLAAAVLFVLAIGNVRGFALTLGITTLIDLLVVSLFTHPVMQLLAKTKFFGEGHPASGLNPRALGAVYRGRATFREPVGVSASKRASSVREAQKRQTIAERKAAADAAASVSKGKDS